The sequence AGTCCGCATTTTTCAGCTCGATGATGGTTCTTGCCACGCGAAATAGCCCTATATGAAATTTAATATGATGACGAGATCATTACCCGCCGGGATTTAGGAACGAGCTTATGGCATTAAAAGATTTTCTGCCCTTTTTCTTAAGCATCGCAATGACAATTGCGTTATCTGCGGTTGCCCGTGCGGAAAACGTGAGTGTCGTCGCCTTTGGCGACAGCCTGATGGCCGGTTACCAGCTCCCCCCGGAAGATGCCTTTCCGACCCGTCTGGAAAAGGCTCTGAAAGAAAAAGGGCTCGATGTCACCATCGCCAACGCCGGCGTTTCCGGCGACACGACCTCCGGCGGCCTTGCCCGCATCGACTGGTCGGTGCCGGACGGCACCAAAGGCGTAATCCTTGAACTCGGCGCCAATGACGCGCTGCGCGGCATTCCGCCCGAAGAGACGCGGAAGAACCTGGAAGCGATGATTTCTCGGCTGAAGGAACGCGGCATCGCCGTGCTGCTTGCAGGAATGATGGCGCCGCCGAATATGGGCTCGGATTATGCGGCGCGCTTCAATCCTATTTATCCCGAACTCGCTCGGGAACATAAGCTGGAGTTGTACCCTTTCTTCCTGGACGGCGTCGTGACCGAGGCGGGCTTGAAGCTCGACGACGGCATGCACCCGAACAGCGATGGCATCGGCACGATGGTCGAACGTTTTCTTCCGACCGCCGAGCGTTTCATCAACTCTCTTGCGAAAGGAGAGTGACCAAGCATCCACAGTTAAGAGAAAGTTAATACCTGAGCACATTAAATAATGGTTGCGTGCAGACTCGATGCGTGATTCGCTTGAGACATCTGCAAGAGATTCGGGGAGCTCGCCATGCCGAGACTATTCACCGCCCTCGAAATTCCGCGCAATGCAGCAATGAGTCTTTCGCTGCTGCGCGGAGGTCTTCCCGGAGCTCGATGGATCGATGTGGAGAACTACCACATCACCCTTCGCTTCATCGGCGACGTGGACTGGCGCACCGCAGACGAAATCATCGACAGGCTCGATCGCATCGAGCGGCCGGAATTCCAGCTGCAGCTGGCCGGCACTGGCGCCTTCGGTTCGAAAAAGCCACACTCGGTCTGGGCCGGTGTGAGCAACAATCCGGAAATGTACGCGCTTCAGGCGGAAATCGAGCGCATCTGCCAGCGCCTCGGGCTGGCGCCGGACCCGCGCAAGTTCACGCCGCACGTCACGCTCGCGAGATTGCGCTCCTCGCGCGTCGAGGATGTCGTCGAATATCTGTCCGGGCGCGGCAATTTCGTCACCTCGCCTTTCACGGTTTCTCGCTTCGTTCTTCTGTCATCGCGCGATTCCGTCGGGGGCGGCCCCTATCTGACGGAAGAGGTTTTCCCGCTTCACGAAGCACGTTCGAGCTTTGCAAGCAACGACGAGCATCCGGCCTCCAGCATCTGGTAAAGCGCTTCGAAGGCGTCCGCAGTCTCGTAGTAAGGATCCGGAACGTCGTTGTGGCGCCCAGCGGCGTAATGCATAAAAAGGTGCACCTTTTCTGCTGCCGTTGATGGAGCCAGGGCGAGCAGGTCGCGGACGTTGGCGCTGTCCATGCCGAGAATCAGGTCGAAAGCCGCAAAATCCGCGGCGCCGATCTTTCGCCCGCGCAAGCCGGCTATGTCGATCCTGTGAGCTCTCGCCACCGCAATCGAGCGCCGATCGGGCGGATCGCCGATATGCCATGCACCGGTGCCGGCGGAATCGACCACGATTGCCGATGAGTGGCCGGCCCGACTTGCGAGATCGCGCATTAGGCCTTCCGCCAGCGGCGAGCGGCAGATATTGCCGAGACAAACAAAGAGAATTCTGACCGGTTTCATGCTAACCATTGAAAGTGACGCGGCCTGACGGGCGTCATTAGGCGATGCCATCGTTAAACACAAAGACGAAGGGAGGAAACAGCATGAGGCCTGAAAAGCTGGATGCCGCGGCGATCGCCGAACATCTGCACAAGATGGAAGGCTGGGTGCTTGCCGAGGACGGCGCCTCTATCTGGAAGGCGTTTCGCTTCAAAAATTTTGCCGAGGCCTTCAGCTTCATGACGCAATGCGCGCTTGCCGCCGAGAAACTCGACCATCATCCGGAATGGTTCAATGTCTACAACAAAGTGGACGTTACGCTTTCGACCCATGACGCGAACGGGTTGACCGAGCTCGATTTCAAACTGGCGGCGAAGATGGATCATGCGGCCGCCGGTCGGATGCCCGATCATTTGAAATAGCCCCTGCGCTTCCCATATCAGACTGCGGTGTCAAACCGGAACGGACGCGATGGACGATATCAAGATCGGTGAAATTCTCTTACCCGGCGAAGAGTCGGAACAGGAGCGCCGGGAGCGTAAGGTGCGCCGCCGTTTCTGGCCGACCTTTCGCCGCGCGGCTCGCCAAGTCCCGTTCAGCCGCGACCTCGTGGCCGCCTACTATTGCGCCGTCGATCCGAAGACGCCGACGCGCACGCGGGGCATATTGTTGGCCGCGCTCGCCTACTTCGTCCTGCCGCTCGATTTCGTGCCCGACATGCTGGCGGTCGTCGGCTTCTCCGATGACATCGCCGTGCTGACCGCGGCCTTCGCCGCAATCAGCGGTCAGATCAAGGAAGCCCACTATCGGAAGGCCGACGAGGCCCTGCACGACAAGCCGGATGAGTGAACGCGCGATCGACGTAGCGGCACGATACGCCCGTGTAAGCGAAGGTCGCCGCATTCCTGCTGCAAAGACAAACTCTTGCCCGATTCTTTGTGACATAGATTCCGGAAACGCGACGGCTGCATGCGAGAAGGCCGCAGAACGGCCCGTCGCGAGAGATTTGAGACAGGATTCCACGGCCCTCTACCACCGACCGTTGACTGACCGGCGCATCCGCAGGCAGAAGAACCCAGGCCGAAGGGATGGCTAGGTTCGATGCTCGGGTATGCAGTGGCCCGTTTTGGGCGGAAACGAAGCGGACTTTCGGTATCGTTGACGGTTTAGTAACCTGAATTAAGTCAAAATAAATCAAATCGTGACTATGCGTTGCCCGTCTGACCCGGGCGATCGTGAGCAAGAAAAGCGGCAGGAACTCATGTTTGTAAGAAAGATCGCAACTGCAATCGCCCTCGTACTGGCAACAGCCGGCGTTGCTTCCGCTCAATCCCCGACGCGAATCCAGCAGTTCAATGCCTGGGGCGCCTATTCCTATCAAGCGGGCGGCAGCAAGGTCTGCTACGTCCTGTCCGTGCCGAAGGAAAGGAGCCCGGCCAGCGTCGACCATGGCGACATCTTCTTCCTCGTCTCGCAGCGCCCCGGCCAAAATATCAGCTACGAGCCGCAGGCGATGATGGGCTACCCGCTGCAGGACAATTCGAAGGTCAATGTCGTCATCGACGGCCGAACCTTCGTCATGTTCACCAAGGGCAACTCCGCCTGGGTTGAAAACGCCGCGGAAGAGCCGGCGCTGGTCGCCGCGATGAAATCGGGCAAGGCCATGTCGGTCAACGCAAAGTCGCGCAAGGGAACGACAACCTCGTATTCCTATTCGCTCTCGGGCATATCCGCCGCGCTGAAGCAGATCGAGGCTTGCAGGTAAGCGCCGCAAGGAAACCGTTATTGCAAAAAGGCCGGCCGGTGGACCGGCCTTTTTGCATTCCGGTACCGGCGTCATGGTGACTCGCGAGCGAAAGAATGCTAAAGCGCCGGCAAATTCAGAGCCCCGCGCCCCGTCGAGCGCGCCCAAAGGCTCGCCAGATTCATTCGAGCATTGGGACGTGATCCGGAATCCTTCTCCGGACGAACCTTCGCTATACGACAGGACAACACAGGCATGGCAGCCACTGAAATTTTGACCCGGGTGGACATCGTTAAGACACCGCAGATACGCGCCGTGCCACAGGCGGAGAAGCCGTCGCTGATCGGTCTACTGCGCGAAGAGATGGCAAACCTCCTTGTCGCGAAGGGCATCCCTGAGCGACAGGCCAAGATGCGTGTGAGCCAGCTATGGCACTGGCTCTATGTTCGCGGTGTCTCCGATTTCGATCAGATGTCGAACGTTTCCAAGGACATGCGCGAAATGCTCAAGGAGCATTTCACCATCGCCCGGCCGGAAATCGTCGAGGAACAGGTCTCCAACGACGGCACCCGCAAGTGGCTGCTGCGCTTTCCGCCGCGCGGTGCCGGACGGCCGGTCGAGATCGAAACCGTCTACATTCCCGAGGAAGGCCGCGGCACGCTTTGCATTTCGAGCCAGGTCGGCTGCACCCTCACCTGCTCCTTTTGTCACACCGGCACCCAGAAACTCGTGCGGAATCTCACGGCGGAAGAAATTCTCGCGCAGCTTCTGCTCGCCCGCGACCGCCTCGGCGACTTCCCCGAGCGCGACACGCCGCAGGGTGCGATCGTGCCGGCGGAAGGCCGCAAGATCACCAATATCGTCATGATGGGCATGGGCGAGCCGCTCTACAATTTCGAGAACGTCAAGACCGCGCTGCTGATTGCCTCCGACGGCGACGGCCTTTCGCTCTCGAAGCGCCGGATCACGCTTTCGACCTCCGGCATCGTGCCGGAGATCTACCGCACCGGCGACGAAATCGGCGTGATGCTGGCGATCTCGCTGCATGCGGTGCGTGACGACCTGCGCGACATGCTGGTGCCGATCAACAAGAAGTATCCGCTGAAACAGTTGATGGAAGCCTGCCGGGCCTATCCGGGCCTGTCGAACGCGCGCCGCATTACCTTCGAATACGTGATGCTGAAAGACGTCAACGACGGCCTGGAAGACGCCAAGGAGTTGGTGAAGCTGCTCAAGGGCATTCCGGCCAAGATCAACCTGATCCCGTTCAATCCCTGGCCAGGTACCAACTACCAGTGCTCGGACTGGGAGCAGATCGAGAAATTCGCCGATTTCATCAACCAGGCCGGCTACGCCTCGCCGATCCGCACGCCGCGCGGCCGCGACATTCTTGCCGCCTGCGGCCAGCTCAAATCGGAATCGGAGCGTATGCGCAAGGTCGATCGCCTCGCTTTCGAGGCAATGATGATCGCCAACCACGGCGAGGATTAGAGCGGGATGAGGAAAAGTGTGAAGCGGTTTTCCGCCCGCATCCCAGCTCCTAGATCTTAGAATCACTCACGATGACTGGATGCTTTGATCCAAAGTCATCATGATTGATGAAGAAATTTGATGGATGAAGCGGTTCCGATCGATTGATTCGATCCCTTCGCTTTCTTAAAGAAGGCCGCAAAATCATCCTGAAACGGGAGCACGGGAAAGCGTCACACGGCTTTTCGATCGCATCCCGCTCGACAAATCGGAGGACACCATGCGTTCACTTCTCATTGCCCTCGCGGCCACCGTGGCGATTTCCCTGCCGGCACGTGCCGATGAGGTCACGGTTGCCGTGACGGCGATCGTCGAGCATCCGGCGCTCGATGCGGCCCGCGACGGCGTCAAGGAGGCGCTGGCCGCCGCCGGCTACAAGGAAGGCGAGAATCTGAAGTTCATCTACGAGTCGGCGCAGGGTAATCCGGCGACCGCTGCGCAGATCGCCCGGCAGTTTGCCGGCGAAGCACCGAACGTGATCGTGCCGATTTCGACCCCGTCTGCCCAGGCCGTGGTTTCCTCGACGCGCGACATCCCGGTAGTCTTCACCGCCGTTTCCGACCCGCTCGGCGCGCAGCTCGTCAAGGACATGGAGAAGCCCGGCGGCAATGTCACCGGCCTCTCGGACATGTCCCCGGTCGCCGAGCATGTGGCGCTGATCAAGGAAATCCTGCCGAACGCCAAGTCGATCGGCTATCTCTACAATTCCGGTGAGGCAAACTCCGTCTCGTTGCTCGCAGCCCTCAAGGCAGAAGCCGAAAAGGCCGGCATGACCGTGGTCGAATCCGCAGCGACGAAGTCGGCCGAAGTGCAGGGCGCCGCCCGCGCGCTCGTCGGCCGCGCCGACGCAATCTACGTTCCGACCGACAACACGATCATCTCCGCGCTCGAGGGTGCAGTCGCCGTCGCTGAGGAAAGCAAGCTGCCGCTCTTCACCGCCGATACGGATTCCGTTTCGCGCGGTTCGATTGCCGCCCTTGGTTTCAACTACCGCGACGTCGGCAAGCAGACCGGCGAAGTGGTCGTTCGGATTCTCAAGGGAGAGAACCCCGGCGATATCCCGGTCAAGGTCGCCGCCGGCACCGATCTCGTGGTCAACAAGGCCGCCGCCGCCAAGATGGACGTGACCCTGCCGGAAAGCGTTCTCGGCCGCGCGACCCGCGTCATCGAATAACGGCCGACCGAATTCATACTGAAGTGTTGCGTTCGAGCCGCCCCCGTTTCATGCGGGGGCGGTTCGCTCATCAAGGCTACTCGCATGTTTCCTTAAATCGAAGCCGATTTAAGGGTAGAACCATGCAGCAACTAAAGTCCTACGGCGACATTTATGCGTCTGAAAAAACGCGCGTTGCCGTAGGATGTCCGCCAGCGCGCGTGCGGAACGACTGAGAAAGGACCACCAGCGTTGAGTCAAATCGCTTTCTGGGGCGCCGTGGAACTGGGGCTCGTCTATGCCTTCGTCGCCGTCGGCGTCTTTCTCGCCTTTCGGGTGCTGGATTTTCCTGACCTCACAGTCGACGGTTCCTTTCCGCTCGGCGCGGCTGTCACCGCGGTGCTGATCATCGCCGGTGTCAATCCGTGGCTTGCGGCCTGCGTCGCCATGGTCGCCGGCGCCGCCGCAGGCATCGTCACAGCGCTTCTGAACGTGCGCTTCAAGATCCTTAACCTGCTCGCTTCGATCCTGACGATGATCGCGCTCTTCTCGGTCAATCTCCGTGTAATGGGCAAGCCGAACGTCGCGCTGATCAATGCCGACACCATGCTCTCGCCGTTCTACGGTCTTGGGCTCCGGGATTTTTACGTGCGGCCGCTTTTTGTCGGTATCCTGGTTCTCGGTGCCGTGCTGCTCGTCTGGCGCTTCCTTGAAAGCGACGCCGGCCTAGCGATGCGGGCGACCGGCGCCAATGCCCGTATGGCACGGGCGCAAGGCGTCGATACCAGCCGGCAGATCTACCTCGGCATGGCCATTTCCAACGCGCTGGTCGCCCTCGGCGGCGCGCTCTTTGCCCAGACGAACGGCTTTGCCGATGTGACCTCCGGTGTCGGAACGATCGTCGTCGGCCTCGCCGCTGTCATCATCGGCGAGACTCTGCTCGGCGCCCGCGGCATCCTGATCGCGCTCATCGGCTGCGTGCTCGGATCCATCCTCTACCGCATCGCGATCCAGCTCGCGCTCTCGACTGACATGCTCGGCTTGAAGGCCTCAGACCTCAATTTCGTAACCGCGCTGCTCGTTACGGTGGCGCTGGTTCTTCCCCGTTTGCGTCGCGGAGGTACCGCGTGATCAACATCAAGGATATTCAGGTCGTCTTCGGCAAGGGGACACCGCTGCAAAAACAGGCGCTGAACGGCGTCAGCCTGACCATTGAGGAAGGCTCCTTCGTCACGGTGATCGGGTCGAACGGCGCCGGCAAATCGACGCTGCTCGGCGTTCTCGCCGGCGACGTGCTGCCGAGCGGCGGGCAGGTGATGATCGGCAATGCCGACGTGACACGCAAGGGCACGGCAGCGCGCGCAGGTCTCGTCGCCCGCGTCTTCCAGGATCCGCTTGCCGGCAGTTGCGGCGCGCTCTCGATCGAGGAAAACCTGGCGCTTGCCGCCAGGCGCGGCGAAAGCCGCGGTCTGACGCCGGCCCTTGGGACAAAGCGTCGTGAGCATTTCCGCGAGCGGGTTGCCGAACTCAATCTCGGCCTCGAGAACCGCATGCGCGACCGTATGGACTTGCTCTCCGGCGGCCAGCGCCAGGCGGTCTCGCTGGTGATGGCGACGCTCGCCGGCTCCGAGGTGCTGCTGCTTGACGAGCACACCGCCGCGCTCGATCCGGGCATGGCCGAATTCATCATGGGCCTCACGCAGAAGATCGTCTCGGAACGCAAGCTGACGACGCTGATGGTGACTCACTCGATGCGCCAGGCGCTCGATTTCGGCCACCGCACCATCATGCTGCATGCCGGCGAGATCGTACTCGACGTCGCCGGCGACAGCCGCAAGACACTTCAGGTCGAGGATCTGATCGCCATGTTCCGCCGCATCCGCGGCCAGACGCTCGACGACGACGCGCTGCTGATCGGTTGAGCCGGCGATGGGCTGACGCCGCATCGCCGCCTTGCCTCATCTAACGACGCGCAAGCGACTGTAACAGCAGACTTACCGCGCCTGCGTTAGGAAGATCTTGACGGCGAAGATCGAAAAGACGCCGGCGAAGCTGTAGTCGATCGCCCGCATCACGCGCTTGTTGCGCTGCAGCCATGCCGCAAGCCAGTCGGCGGCCAGCACCACGAGCGCGTTGACCGGCATGCCGATGACGATGAAGAAGAAGCCGAGGAACAGGAGCTTGCCGGTCACTGCCAGGTCGTCGGCGCTGACGAATTGCGGCAGGAAGGTCATGAAGAAAATGACGACCTTCGGGTTCAGGATATTCACCGAGAAGCCGGTTGCGATGTTCGAGAGCGCCGTGCCTTTCGCCTCTGTCACTTTCGTGACCGACAGGCTGGATCCGTACCGGACCGCCTGAATCGCCAGCCAAAGCAGATAGGCAGCGCCGCCGGTTTTCAGCACCAGGAAGGCGGTCGGCGATGCGGTGATCAGTGCCGAGATGCCGAAGGCGACGAGCAGCGTGTGAACGACGATGCCGAGGCCGGTGCCAAGCACCACGAAGAGCGCCGCCCTCTTGCCCTGAGCCAGCGCCCGGCTGATCGACAGCGTCATGTCGGGGCCTGGCGTTGCGGCGAGCAGCAGGCTCGCAGCGGCAAAGGCGAGCAGGGTGGTCAGGCTGGGCACGAATTCCATGGCACATTCCCTCGGCAGATGATTGTTGCTGATACTGCCCGCCGCGCGCTTTTTCCAGCGGATTCGCGCGCCTGATCATAGATAGCAAGGTTACGGCACCCTTTGCGCGCCAATTTTTGACGCGCGGCGCTGTAATGCTTGTATCGCTTCGAGTTCTGGCTAAAGTGCCGCAGATTTTGCACGGCGGCATCGCCGCCCTTTAAGAGCAGACGGACAGATATCATGGCATCGCACAAAGACGTGAAAAAGGTCGTTCTCGCCTATTCCGGCGGTCTCGACACCTCGATCATCCTCAAATGGCTGCAAACCGAACTGGGCGCCGAAGTCGTGACCTTCACCGCCGATCTCGGCCAGGGCGAGGAACTGGAGCCGGCGCGCAACAAGGCCGAGATGCTCGGCATCAAGGAGATCTATATCGAGGACGTTCGCGAGGAATTCGTGAAGGACTTCGTCTTCCCGATGTTCCGTGCCAACGCCGTCTATGAAGGCGTCTACCTGCTCGGCACCTCGATCGCCCGCCCGCTGATTTCCAAGCATCTGATCGAGATCGCCAAGAAGACCGGCGCCGATGCTATCGCCCACGGCGCGACCGGCAAGGGCAACGATCAGGTCCGCTTCGAACTGTCGGCTTACGCGTTGAACCCCGACATCAAGATCATCGCGCCCTGGCGCGACTGGTCGTTCAAGAGCCGCACCGACCTGCTCGAATTCGCCGAAAAGCACCAGATCCCGGTCGCCAAGGACAAGAAGGGCGAGGCGCCCTTCTCCGTCGACGCCAACCTGCTGCACTCCTCCTCTGAGGGCAAGGTCTTGGAAGATCCGGCTCAGGAAGCCCCGGAATACGTGCATATGCGCACCATTTCCCCGGAGGCCGCCCCCGACAAGGCGACCGTCATCAAGGTCGGCTTCGAGCGCGGCGACGCCGTCTCGATCAACGGCGTGCGCATGTCTCCGGCAACGCTGCTCGCCAAGCTCAATGAATACGGCCGAGACAACGGCATCGGCCGCATCGACCTCGTCGAGAACCGCTTCGTCGGCATGAAGTCGCGCGGTGTCTACGAGACCCCCGGCGGCACGATCCTGCTGGCGGCGCATCGCGCGATCGAAAGCATCACGCTCGACCGCGGCGCCGCGCATCTGAAGGACGAGCTGATGCCGCGCTATGCCGAACTCATCTACTACGGTTTCTGGTTCTCGCCGGAGCGAGAAATGCTGCAGGCAGCAATCGACAGGAGCCAGGAGCATGTGGAAGGCGAAGTGACGCTGAAGCTTTACAAGGGCAACGTTATGGTCACCGGCCGTGAAAGCTCCAAGTCGCTCTATTCGGACAAGCTGGTCACTTTCGAGGACGACCAGGGCGCCTACGACCAGAAGGATGCCGCCGGCTTCATCAAACTCAATGCGCTGCGCCTGCGTACGCTCGCTGCGCGCAACCGTTAAGAGCGGATAATTCTACGAGATGAAGCCGCGGCGGAGAGATCTGCCGCGGCTTTTTCGTGCTCGCTGCCTATTCCGCCGCCTGGCGCACCGGCGCCTCCGCGGCTGCCGGCGCCACCAGCGGTCTCAGGTGAACGGTCCTGCGATACCAGAAATAGCTGACGATCGAGATGAGGCCGAAGGCCGGAATGATCGTCCCAAGCGCCAGCGCCGGCGCGCCGACCAAGGCGGCAAGCGCGCCGCCGAGAAGCCCGGAACTCATCTGGATGAAACCCATCATCGCAGACGCGGTGCCGGCGATATGCGGGAAAGGCACCATGGCCGCGGTCATCATGTAGGGCATGACGAAGGCGATGCCGAAAGCATAAATGCCGACCGGCGCCATCACCGACAGGAAGCTTAGGCTCAGCGCATGCATGGTGAAGGCAAGAACGAGACTGGCCACGGCGATGAAGCAAAGGCCGACGGGCACGAGCGCCTGCGGGGTAAAGCGCCGCATCAGGAGCCGCATGGTGACCGTACCGGAAAAGAAGAAGCCCGATTGCATCAGCATGCCGACGCCGAACTCCGTCGGCGTCAGGCCGATTTCGCCGATCAGCACGAAAGGCAGCATCGTCGCCTGGGCATAAAGCGCGCCGACGGCGCCGGCGATCACCAGTGTCGACGACAGAAAGCGG is a genomic window of Sinorhizobium numidicum containing:
- a CDS encoding arylesterase translates to MALKDFLPFFLSIAMTIALSAVARAENVSVVAFGDSLMAGYQLPPEDAFPTRLEKALKEKGLDVTIANAGVSGDTTSGGLARIDWSVPDGTKGVILELGANDALRGIPPEETRKNLEAMISRLKERGIAVLLAGMMAPPNMGSDYAARFNPIYPELAREHKLELYPFFLDGVVTEAGLKLDDGMHPNSDGIGTMVERFLPTAERFINSLAKGE
- the thpR gene encoding RNA 2',3'-cyclic phosphodiesterase, whose amino-acid sequence is MPRLFTALEIPRNAAMSLSLLRGGLPGARWIDVENYHITLRFIGDVDWRTADEIIDRLDRIERPEFQLQLAGTGAFGSKKPHSVWAGVSNNPEMYALQAEIERICQRLGLAPDPRKFTPHVTLARLRSSRVEDVVEYLSGRGNFVTSPFTVSRFVLLSSRDSVGGGPYLTEEVFPLHEARSSFASNDEHPASSIW
- a CDS encoding low molecular weight protein-tyrosine-phosphatase, with product MKPVRILFVCLGNICRSPLAEGLMRDLASRAGHSSAIVVDSAGTGAWHIGDPPDRRSIAVARAHRIDIAGLRGRKIGAADFAAFDLILGMDSANVRDLLALAPSTAAEKVHLFMHYAAGRHNDVPDPYYETADAFEALYQMLEAGCSSLLAKLERAS
- a CDS encoding 4a-hydroxytetrahydrobiopterin dehydratase; translated protein: MRPEKLDAAAIAEHLHKMEGWVLAEDGASIWKAFRFKNFAEAFSFMTQCALAAEKLDHHPEWFNVYNKVDVTLSTHDANGLTELDFKLAAKMDHAAAGRMPDHLK
- a CDS encoding YkvA family protein, with translation MDDIKIGEILLPGEESEQERRERKVRRRFWPTFRRAARQVPFSRDLVAAYYCAVDPKTPTRTRGILLAALAYFVLPLDFVPDMLAVVGFSDDIAVLTAAFAAISGQIKEAHYRKADEALHDKPDE
- a CDS encoding invasion associated locus B family protein, coding for MFVRKIATAIALVLATAGVASAQSPTRIQQFNAWGAYSYQAGGSKVCYVLSVPKERSPASVDHGDIFFLVSQRPGQNISYEPQAMMGYPLQDNSKVNVVIDGRTFVMFTKGNSAWVENAAEEPALVAAMKSGKAMSVNAKSRKGTTTSYSYSLSGISAALKQIEACR
- the rlmN gene encoding 23S rRNA (adenine(2503)-C(2))-methyltransferase RlmN encodes the protein MAATEILTRVDIVKTPQIRAVPQAEKPSLIGLLREEMANLLVAKGIPERQAKMRVSQLWHWLYVRGVSDFDQMSNVSKDMREMLKEHFTIARPEIVEEQVSNDGTRKWLLRFPPRGAGRPVEIETVYIPEEGRGTLCISSQVGCTLTCSFCHTGTQKLVRNLTAEEILAQLLLARDRLGDFPERDTPQGAIVPAEGRKITNIVMMGMGEPLYNFENVKTALLIASDGDGLSLSKRRITLSTSGIVPEIYRTGDEIGVMLAISLHAVRDDLRDMLVPINKKYPLKQLMEACRAYPGLSNARRITFEYVMLKDVNDGLEDAKELVKLLKGIPAKINLIPFNPWPGTNYQCSDWEQIEKFADFINQAGYASPIRTPRGRDILAACGQLKSESERMRKVDRLAFEAMMIANHGED
- a CDS encoding ABC transporter substrate-binding protein; this encodes MRSLLIALAATVAISLPARADEVTVAVTAIVEHPALDAARDGVKEALAAAGYKEGENLKFIYESAQGNPATAAQIARQFAGEAPNVIVPISTPSAQAVVSSTRDIPVVFTAVSDPLGAQLVKDMEKPGGNVTGLSDMSPVAEHVALIKEILPNAKSIGYLYNSGEANSVSLLAALKAEAEKAGMTVVESAATKSAEVQGAARALVGRADAIYVPTDNTIISALEGAVAVAEESKLPLFTADTDSVSRGSIAALGFNYRDVGKQTGEVVVRILKGENPGDIPVKVAAGTDLVVNKAAAAKMDVTLPESVLGRATRVIE
- a CDS encoding ABC transporter permease; this encodes MSQIAFWGAVELGLVYAFVAVGVFLAFRVLDFPDLTVDGSFPLGAAVTAVLIIAGVNPWLAACVAMVAGAAAGIVTALLNVRFKILNLLASILTMIALFSVNLRVMGKPNVALINADTMLSPFYGLGLRDFYVRPLFVGILVLGAVLLVWRFLESDAGLAMRATGANARMARAQGVDTSRQIYLGMAISNALVALGGALFAQTNGFADVTSGVGTIVVGLAAVIIGETLLGARGILIALIGCVLGSILYRIAIQLALSTDMLGLKASDLNFVTALLVTVALVLPRLRRGGTA
- a CDS encoding ABC transporter ATP-binding protein, coding for MINIKDIQVVFGKGTPLQKQALNGVSLTIEEGSFVTVIGSNGAGKSTLLGVLAGDVLPSGGQVMIGNADVTRKGTAARAGLVARVFQDPLAGSCGALSIEENLALAARRGESRGLTPALGTKRREHFRERVAELNLGLENRMRDRMDLLSGGQRQAVSLVMATLAGSEVLLLDEHTAALDPGMAEFIMGLTQKIVSERKLTTLMVTHSMRQALDFGHRTIMLHAGEIVLDVAGDSRKTLQVEDLIAMFRRIRGQTLDDDALLIG
- a CDS encoding LysE family translocator encodes the protein MEFVPSLTTLLAFAAASLLLAATPGPDMTLSISRALAQGKRAALFVVLGTGLGIVVHTLLVAFGISALITASPTAFLVLKTGGAAYLLWLAIQAVRYGSSLSVTKVTEAKGTALSNIATGFSVNILNPKVVIFFMTFLPQFVSADDLAVTGKLLFLGFFFIVIGMPVNALVVLAADWLAAWLQRNKRVMRAIDYSFAGVFSIFAVKIFLTQAR
- a CDS encoding argininosuccinate synthase; the protein is MASHKDVKKVVLAYSGGLDTSIILKWLQTELGAEVVTFTADLGQGEELEPARNKAEMLGIKEIYIEDVREEFVKDFVFPMFRANAVYEGVYLLGTSIARPLISKHLIEIAKKTGADAIAHGATGKGNDQVRFELSAYALNPDIKIIAPWRDWSFKSRTDLLEFAEKHQIPVAKDKKGEAPFSVDANLLHSSSEGKVLEDPAQEAPEYVHMRTISPEAAPDKATVIKVGFERGDAVSINGVRMSPATLLAKLNEYGRDNGIGRIDLVENRFVGMKSRGVYETPGGTILLAAHRAIESITLDRGAAHLKDELMPRYAELIYYGFWFSPEREMLQAAIDRSQEHVEGEVTLKLYKGNVMVTGRESSKSLYSDKLVTFEDDQGAYDQKDAAGFIKLNALRLRTLAARNR